CACGGCACGCGCTGCTCGCGTGCCGCCCTGCTCGCTCCGGCCATCAAACCGGTTGCGCACGCACCGAACGAAACGCCGGCCCGCGCGCGCCGCTCAATGCTTGATCGACACCGTCACCCGGGTGCCGTCGCTCATCGACACGGATTTCGAGCCGCCGTTGGTCGGAATCGACACCCACTTCACCTGGCTTACCGACACGACGTCCGGACACTGCAGCGACCTGCCCCCGGCCGTCACGCCGCGCGTGCCCTTCGGCGCGGCCGCCTGGAAGCTCAACTGCACGTTGGCGACACCCTTGGCGTCGACCGACGGTGCGAGCCGCACCTGGGTCTGCCGCACCATCGCGCCGTTCGCGTCGCGCGGCAGGTTGTCGGCGTTCGGGCAGCCGTCCGGCATCGCGACCGCGCCGCTCGGCGGCACCGACTTCCAGTTGAAATCGTCCGTCTCACCCGAGCGGATCTTGCGGGTCTCCTGCGTATTGCCGAAGGTCTTCGAGTCGACCTTGACGGTGTATTCGAGCTGTCCCGTCCCGCCGCCCTTCAGGCTGCCCTTGACCGGCGGCGCCGCGAATACGCTCGCGCTGACGCACGCCGCCGCGAACACGACCGACCACGATGCGGCGACTGACAAGCTGCGTTGGCTCATGCTGACCTCCTTGTAATGCGGCGGCACGCGCGTGCCGCGCGGTTTTCGATGCATGATGCGCTGCCAGTCTACCGCCAAGCGCGGTGCAATGCGCCGCAAACGCATCGGGTGTTACCCCGCTTGCGTTCGCGGCGCCGCAACCTTACGCACTCCCGCTCAGAAACCGCTGAGCACCAGCTTGCCGATCGCGCGCCCGCCCTCGAGCATCTGATGCGCGCGCCGCACGTTCGCCGCGTTGATCGTGCCGAGCTGTTCGCCGAGCGTCGTGCGCAGCGTGCCGGCGTCGACGAGCCGCGCCACTTCGCCGAGGATCTTGTGCTGCTCGATCATGTCCGGCGTCTCGAACATCGCACGCGTGAACATGAACTCCCAGTGAAACGCCGCGCTCTTCGCCTTCAGCAATTCGACCGGCACCGGCTTCGCGTTCTCGACGATCGTGCAAATGCCGCCCTGCGGGCGGATAACTTCCGCGGCGGCCGGGAAATGATGGTCGGTATCGTTGAAGATCAGCACGTAGTCGACGCTCGGATGGCCGGCCTCGCGCAACTGCGCAGGCAGGTCGCCGAAATGGTCGACCACCGCATCCGCGCCGAGCGCGCGCACCCATTCGGCCGACGCCGGCCGCGACGCGGTCGCGATCACTTTCAGCTTGCCGAGCGTCTTCGCGAGCTGGATCGCGATCGAGCCCACGCCGCCCGCGCCGCCGATGATCAGCACCGACTTGCCGGCATCCGCACCCTGCGGCGACACGCGCAACCGGTCGAACAGCGCTTCCCACGCGGTCAGCGCGGTGAGCGGCAGCGCGGCGGCGGCCGCGAAGTCGAGCGTGCGCGGCTTCAACGCGGCGATCCGCTCGTCGACCGCATGGAATTCGCTGTTCGCGCCGGGCCGCGTGATGCTGCCCGCGTAGAACACCTCGTCGCCGGGCCGGAACAGCGTGACGTCGGCGCCGACCGCGACGACCGTGCCGGCCGCATCCCAGCCGAGCACGCGCGGCGTCTCCTCGACCTGCGGCTTCGGCGCACGCACCTTGGTGTCGACCGGGTTCACGGAAATCGCCTCGACCTTCACGAGCAGATCGCGCGGGCCCGGCACGGGCTGCGGCAGTTCGACGTCGAGCAACGCTTGCGGGTCGTCGATCGGCAGATAACGGGTCAATCCAACGGCTTTCATCTCGATACTCCTTTCAGGGGAATCCGGCAGGCTGCGGCGCAACCTCCATGCGTGCCATCGTAGGCAACCCGATCCTTCGAGAAAACCGCTATATTTCCTGAAACATTTTCAGGGATTTCAGAATAATGACGTCCGATCCCGGGTCCGATCCGATTCCCGCGCCCGACAAGCCGCTCGACCTGCTCGACGTCGCGCTGTTCGTGCGCGCGGCGCTGCTCGCGAACGTCACCGCGGCCGGGCGCGAATTCGGCGTGTCGGCCGCGGTCGCGAGCGCGCGCATCGCCCAGCTCGAACGGCAGCTCGGCGCGCGGCTGCTGCACCGCACCACGCGCCGCATCAGCCTCACGCAGGACGGCGAAGTCTTCATGGCGCGCGCCGACGCGCTGCTGGCGGCCGCCGACGCCGCGCGCGCGTCGGTCGGCCGCGGCCGCAGCGAGCCGTACGGGCGGCTGAAGGTGTCGATGTCGTCGTCGTTCGGCCGCCAGCACGTCGCGCCGGTGATTCCGGCGTTCCTGCG
This DNA window, taken from Burkholderia cenocepacia, encodes the following:
- a CDS encoding DUF6013 family protein, translating into MSQRSLSVAASWSVVFAAACVSASVFAAPPVKGSLKGGGTGQLEYTVKVDSKTFGNTQETRKIRSGETDDFNWKSVPPSGAVAMPDGCPNADNLPRDANGAMVRQTQVRLAPSVDAKGVANVQLSFQAAAPKGTRGVTAGGRSLQCPDVVSVSQVKWVSIPTNGGSKSVSMSDGTRVTVSIKH
- a CDS encoding zinc-binding alcohol dehydrogenase family protein, yielding MKAVGLTRYLPIDDPQALLDVELPQPVPGPRDLLVKVEAISVNPVDTKVRAPKPQVEETPRVLGWDAAGTVVAVGADVTLFRPGDEVFYAGSITRPGANSEFHAVDERIAALKPRTLDFAAAAALPLTALTAWEALFDRLRVSPQGADAGKSVLIIGGAGGVGSIAIQLAKTLGKLKVIATASRPASAEWVRALGADAVVDHFGDLPAQLREAGHPSVDYVLIFNDTDHHFPAAAEVIRPQGGICTIVENAKPVPVELLKAKSAAFHWEFMFTRAMFETPDMIEQHKILGEVARLVDAGTLRTTLGEQLGTINAANVRRAHQMLEGGRAIGKLVLSGF